From Candidatus Neomarinimicrobiota bacterium, a single genomic window includes:
- a CDS encoding GNAT family N-acetyltransferase, translating into MYTYRKYNHDKDLEAARRIWHEVQWLDDSSDEKLLDAFLRVGRALVADLNGSAECLVTANPGKIQYLNEELSLSVVTSVTTSRIARKQGLAKKLTAQLIAEEAEAGAIVSTLGIFEQGFYDQLGYGTGSYEHWMSFDPADITIDKSIRPPLRLTRNDLKIIHQAIQTRKTRHGGVTLFPESLVEAELAWMKKGFGLGYCDGIKGELTHFFWGTSNDENGPLVINVLVYQTMEQFIELMALIKSLGDQIRLVKMREPAGIQLQDLIQNPFRSRIVTEKSKFEHINRASAYWQTRICNLEACIEATHLNSRSLSFNLDLSDPLEKLIDPEMTWRGCAGEYAIQLGPRSKVAAGFDNALPTLVADIGTFTRLWLGVRPASGLSATGNLSGPEKLIHDLDEVLCLPNPHPDWDY; encoded by the coding sequence ATGTATACATATAGAAAATATAATCATGACAAAGACCTTGAAGCTGCCAGAAGAATCTGGCATGAGGTCCAATGGCTTGATGATAGTTCTGATGAAAAATTACTGGATGCCTTTCTCAGAGTGGGAAGAGCTTTGGTCGCTGACTTGAATGGGAGTGCTGAATGTCTGGTCACTGCAAATCCAGGAAAAATCCAATATCTGAATGAGGAGTTGTCACTTTCCGTCGTGACCTCAGTTACCACAAGCAGAATAGCCCGCAAACAGGGCTTGGCGAAAAAACTGACCGCCCAACTCATCGCTGAGGAAGCGGAAGCGGGTGCTATCGTATCTACCCTAGGGATATTTGAGCAGGGGTTTTATGATCAATTGGGGTACGGAACTGGCTCATATGAGCATTGGATGAGTTTTGATCCAGCTGATATTACAATTGACAAAAGCATCCGACCACCCCTTCGTCTCACTCGCAATGACTTGAAAATAATTCACCAGGCAATTCAAACCCGAAAAACCCGGCATGGCGGTGTTACGCTTTTCCCTGAGTCCCTCGTTGAAGCGGAGCTGGCATGGATGAAGAAGGGCTTTGGTCTGGGTTATTGCGATGGAATCAAGGGTGAATTGACTCACTTTTTCTGGGGAACCAGTAATGATGAAAATGGTCCTCTCGTCATCAATGTATTGGTATATCAGACAATGGAACAATTCATTGAATTGATGGCTTTGATCAAATCACTGGGAGATCAAATTCGACTTGTCAAAATGCGAGAACCTGCCGGGATACAACTTCAGGATTTAATTCAAAACCCTTTCAGGTCAAGAATTGTGACGGAGAAATCCAAGTTTGAGCATATCAATAGAGCTTCAGCGTACTGGCAGACCAGAATCTGCAACCTGGAAGCCTGTATTGAAGCCACACATCTGAATTCAAGATCCTTGAGCTTTAATCTGGATCTCAGCGACCCTCTGGAAAAACTCATTGATCCAGAAATGACATGGCGAGGATGTGCTGGAGAATACGCGATTCAACTTGGGCCAAGGTCTAAGGTGGCAGCAGGCTTTGATAATGCACTGCCGACTCTGGTGGCGGATATAGGTACATTTACAAGATTATGGCTGGGGGTCAGACCAGCAAGCGGATTGTCAGCGACTGGTAATTTGAGTGGTCCAGAAAAGCTAATTCATGATCTGGACGAAGTGCTATGTCTCCCCAATCCCCATCCAGACTGGGATTATTAA
- a CDS encoding C40 family peptidase has translation MQRKFLPLSIIIFAVLLNACSSQKVGVFDDLNKNKMDKSFDKYMGTPYRWGGTEPGRGVDCSGFTSGVYRDQGIIIPRTSRSQYTVGDEVSRDELQYGDLIFFDTLGKGVSHVGVYTEGNKMIHASTSAGVTEVPVNTDYWMKRYIGARRLTGSDYRSGEVGGEFHLLPQAYPFRVRRLIDVPTADVIDNRFIGLDIQNDAQGNLRVAGSVSIWNRWEFGAELQVNQFLGHDVDAFGFELPFVSTKFRIWEQKGKILPSLAVGAESNSRNWTVTKDTNSVEIVEHRWSPPRNAYVVASYKYARFKKLHLGRGRLSGGLALTDLYAYHETSDYYDGNQDAFLFLGVEQQITRRLMTTIEFDHVFLKDVGMTWNMGFQFALNDDSSIAYTWRNVGARERSLERAMQFSYILEY, from the coding sequence ATGCAACGAAAGTTTTTACCTCTAAGTATCATCATTTTTGCTGTTCTACTGAACGCTTGTAGTTCACAGAAAGTTGGAGTATTTGATGACTTGAATAAAAACAAAATGGATAAGTCATTTGATAAATACATGGGCACTCCCTACAGGTGGGGTGGTACTGAGCCTGGACGAGGTGTTGATTGTTCGGGATTTACATCTGGGGTGTATAGGGATCAGGGTATCATCATTCCCAGAACATCTCGCAGCCAATATACTGTTGGTGACGAAGTGTCCAGAGATGAACTTCAATATGGCGACCTGATATTCTTTGATACCCTGGGCAAGGGCGTGAGTCATGTCGGTGTCTATACTGAAGGCAATAAAATGATTCATGCCAGCACCTCTGCAGGGGTGACGGAAGTACCGGTAAATACAGACTACTGGATGAAACGCTATATCGGAGCTCGGCGTTTGACCGGTTCTGATTATCGGTCAGGGGAGGTCGGCGGAGAATTCCATTTATTACCGCAGGCATATCCCTTTCGAGTACGGAGACTAATAGATGTTCCTACAGCAGATGTCATTGATAATCGATTTATAGGTCTGGATATCCAGAATGATGCTCAGGGAAATCTCAGAGTGGCAGGTTCAGTTAGTATATGGAATCGATGGGAGTTTGGGGCAGAGCTGCAGGTGAACCAATTTCTTGGCCACGATGTGGATGCTTTTGGATTTGAATTGCCCTTTGTAAGTACCAAGTTTCGTATCTGGGAGCAAAAAGGGAAGATTCTACCATCCCTGGCAGTTGGTGCAGAAAGCAACAGCAGAAATTGGACGGTGACAAAGGATACGAATTCCGTTGAAATTGTGGAACATCGGTGGAGCCCTCCCCGCAATGCCTATGTCGTTGCTTCATATAAATACGCGCGATTTAAAAAATTGCACCTTGGGCGAGGACGACTTAGCGGTGGTCTTGCATTGACCGATTTATATGCCTACCACGAAACTTCTGATTATTATGATGGGAATCAGGACGCCTTTCTCTTTCTGGGGGTTGAGCAACAAATTACCCGACGGCTTATGACCACCATAGAATTTGATCATGTCTTTTTGAAAGATGTGGGGATGACCTGGAATATGGGCTTCCAGTTTGCCTTGAATGATGATTCCAGCATTGCGTATACCTGGAGAAATGTGGGAGCCCGAGAGCGTTCCTTGGAGCGCGCCATGCAGTTTAGTTATATTCTTGAATATTAG
- a CDS encoding 2-oxo acid dehydrogenase subunit E2 — translation MPFRWRPDGKFIRNLSNTRRIMPFLMHGRTESTVYYEQHVEVEKAWKFVENFQKETGLKASILHLIIWRSAQVLNERPGLNRFVAGRRIYQRDGIWISFSMKKEMNDDAPLVVVKKKINPDWTFEETVREIQGGIKKGREGAKSVSDKEMDLVFLFPMFMVSFFTWLLRTLNHFGWLPRSMIKADELYSSVFIANLGSIGLQPAYHHLYEWGNAPIFMALGTNEPRMALDERGRPAVKDMMTIKYSFDERINDGFYSIKALELLKNLVENPEMDLEKSTPEKVTEDEALGV, via the coding sequence ATGCCTTTTCGCTGGAGACCTGATGGAAAATTTATTAGAAACTTGTCAAACACACGCAGGATCATGCCATTTCTCATGCATGGCAGGACGGAATCAACAGTTTATTATGAGCAACATGTCGAGGTAGAAAAAGCCTGGAAATTTGTAGAGAATTTCCAGAAAGAGACAGGCTTGAAAGCCAGTATTTTACATTTGATTATTTGGAGATCTGCACAGGTTTTGAATGAGCGACCTGGCCTGAACAGGTTTGTTGCAGGTCGTCGTATCTACCAGCGCGATGGCATCTGGATTAGTTTTTCCATGAAAAAAGAAATGAATGATGATGCGCCCCTGGTTGTGGTTAAAAAGAAAATAAATCCAGATTGGACATTTGAAGAGACAGTTCGAGAAATACAGGGTGGCATCAAGAAAGGTCGCGAAGGAGCCAAATCTGTTTCTGATAAGGAAATGGACCTGGTGTTCCTTTTTCCCATGTTTATGGTCAGTTTCTTCACCTGGCTGTTGAGAACCCTTAATCATTTTGGGTGGCTACCTCGCAGTATGATTAAGGCAGACGAGCTCTATAGCAGTGTCTTCATTGCAAATCTTGGCAGCATCGGTCTGCAGCCAGCATATCATCATTTATATGAGTGGGGTAATGCTCCCATTTTCATGGCCTTGGGCACAAACGAGCCCCGTATGGCTCTGGATGAACGAGGTCGACCAGCTGTCAAGGATATGATGACTATTAAATATAGTTTCGATGAGCGAATCAATGATGGATTCTACAGTATAAAGGCTCTTGAATTGTTGAAAAATCTGGTTGAAAACCCCGAGATGGATTTAGAAAAGTCCACCCCGGAAAAAGTCACCGAGGATGAAGCTCTCGGAGTATAG
- a CDS encoding NAD(P)-dependent oxidoreductase, with the protein MNIGFLHPGAMGISLAVSAQATGHQAYWVPKGRSEETRKRADVHNLSQSQSLSQMCEVCDIIISVCPPHAVLDVAHQILECSFTGIFADVNAISPEKAKSIYQLMSSRDIEFVDGGIIGGPAWEAESTWLYLAGQKAAEVANCFQGGLLETELMGPEIGRASAIKMSFAAYTKGSTALLCAIMAAADEMGIREEMEKQWSRGGSDFTERTHNRLRRVTAKAWRFSGEMEEIAATMQASGLPDGFHLAAAEIYRRMTHFKNSESLPDINQVLESLKSS; encoded by the coding sequence ATGAATATCGGTTTCTTACATCCAGGTGCCATGGGAATATCCCTGGCTGTCTCAGCGCAGGCGACAGGTCACCAGGCCTATTGGGTTCCAAAGGGGCGCAGTGAGGAAACCAGGAAACGGGCTGACGTCCACAATCTATCCCAATCGCAATCTCTTAGTCAAATGTGTGAGGTCTGTGATATTATCATTTCCGTATGCCCTCCCCATGCAGTACTGGATGTTGCTCACCAGATTCTTGAGTGTTCCTTCACGGGTATCTTTGCCGATGTAAATGCCATATCTCCTGAGAAAGCAAAATCCATATATCAATTAATGAGCTCAAGAGATATTGAGTTTGTGGATGGTGGGATCATAGGGGGTCCTGCCTGGGAAGCTGAGAGCACGTGGCTCTACCTTGCAGGTCAGAAAGCCGCTGAAGTGGCGAATTGCTTTCAAGGAGGATTGCTGGAGACCGAGCTCATGGGACCTGAAATTGGCAGAGCATCAGCTATAAAAATGAGCTTTGCTGCATATACAAAAGGATCAACAGCTTTACTTTGCGCCATCATGGCTGCAGCAGATGAAATGGGGATTCGTGAAGAGATGGAAAAACAATGGTCACGTGGTGGATCTGATTTTACTGAACGCACCCACAATCGACTCCGCCGTGTTACGGCCAAGGCCTGGCGCTTCTCCGGGGAAATGGAAGAAATAGCCGCCACCATGCAAGCATCAGGATTGCCGGATGGCTTTCACCTTGCTGCAGCAGAAATCTACCGGCGTATGACCCACTTCAAAAATTCAGAATCATTACCAGATATCAATCAAGTACTTGAGTCGTTAAAATCCTCATGA
- a CDS encoding HAMP domain-containing histidine kinase — translation MDTYFAPAEQATEERLHQEVEIFNQSAVMEGLMETVGGLLAVLNEQRQIISLNDSFLKMLGIQDPIHALGLRPGNALNCVHANEPPAGCGTTKYCSTCGAAKSIVASLEQNKPIEDTCALKALNHNREIDLVLKVRSHPVMIHNTRFVMLFLQDITLEQQRAALERTFFHDINNMLSGLVGASELLARDSHNSAMVDIVRRSSLRLQKAVEIQRFLLACETDSYQLVPQPISLNQLEEDLHALFVNHPVKESKHLIISHDLGDLQIQTDVSLFQRVMANMITNALEATEVGEKVEVNFYKKADTINFSIHNDQVIPEEIKLRIFQRNFSTKANSGRGIGTFSMKLFGEKILGGKVNFISAAETGTVFTFSLPLNNSNLVNQYS, via the coding sequence ATGGACACATATTTCGCACCTGCTGAACAAGCAACGGAGGAAAGGCTTCACCAGGAAGTTGAAATCTTCAATCAAAGTGCTGTTATGGAAGGTCTCATGGAGACGGTGGGAGGACTGTTGGCCGTCTTAAACGAACAGCGGCAAATCATTTCACTCAATGACTCATTCCTAAAAATGCTTGGAATTCAGGATCCAATACATGCTCTTGGCCTGAGACCAGGAAATGCCTTGAATTGCGTCCATGCAAATGAGCCACCCGCAGGTTGCGGAACCACCAAGTATTGTTCAACCTGTGGAGCAGCTAAATCCATAGTGGCAAGCCTGGAGCAAAACAAACCCATTGAAGACACTTGTGCTCTGAAAGCACTGAATCACAATCGTGAAATCGATCTGGTTTTAAAAGTACGATCTCATCCAGTTATGATTCATAATACAAGATTTGTTATGCTTTTTCTTCAGGACATCACCCTGGAACAGCAAAGGGCCGCTCTGGAAAGAACTTTCTTTCATGATATTAATAACATGCTTTCCGGGCTGGTGGGGGCCAGTGAATTATTGGCACGTGATTCCCATAACTCAGCCATGGTAGATATTGTGCGTCGCTCCTCGCTACGACTGCAAAAGGCCGTTGAGATTCAAAGATTTTTGCTGGCGTGTGAAACTGATTCCTACCAATTGGTTCCACAACCCATATCACTTAATCAGCTTGAGGAAGACCTCCACGCTTTGTTTGTGAATCATCCAGTAAAGGAATCCAAACACCTGATTATTTCTCATGATCTGGGTGATCTTCAGATTCAAACTGACGTATCCCTGTTTCAGCGTGTAATGGCCAACATGATTACCAATGCCCTGGAAGCCACGGAGGTGGGCGAAAAGGTAGAAGTCAACTTTTATAAAAAAGCAGACACCATCAACTTCAGTATCCATAATGATCAGGTTATACCAGAAGAAATCAAGCTCAGGATATTCCAGCGCAATTTCAGCACCAAGGCCAATTCCGGTCGTGGAATTGGAACCTTCTCCATGAAATTGTTTGGTGAAAAAATCCTGGGTGGGAAAGTGAATTTCATTTCTGCAGCAGAAACAGGAACCGTTTTCACATTCTCACTTCCACTCAATAATTCTAACCTGGTAAACCAGTATTCATAA
- a CDS encoding DMT family transporter, whose protein sequence is MSDHRLHHVFAVFQALLVTFLWSTSFIIIKWGLADIPPITYAGLRYFLAFLCFLPFIFKKKYIEEIRGLSSQQRSKLLLLGFVFYTLTQGTQFLGLSLLPAVSVSLMLNFTPIVVAIMGILFINETPSQLQWFGTVIFIVGIIFYFFPISFEGNQGLGLMVMAFGVLANSGAGILGREINRQRNISPVVITFISMGVGSIILLLTGFLYTGIPTISTQNWFYLIWLAVVNTAFAFTLWNHTLRSISAMESSIINGTMLIQIAFLAWFFLDEKITTQEGIGMGIAALGATLVQLKPRKS, encoded by the coding sequence GTGAGCGATCACCGACTCCACCACGTTTTTGCAGTTTTCCAGGCTTTGCTGGTGACCTTTCTCTGGTCCACATCATTTATCATTATCAAATGGGGTCTGGCAGATATTCCACCTATCACTTATGCTGGATTAAGGTACTTCCTGGCTTTTCTGTGTTTTTTGCCCTTTATCTTCAAAAAGAAATACATAGAGGAAATCAGGGGACTCAGTTCCCAACAGCGGAGCAAGTTGCTGCTTCTGGGATTTGTATTTTATACGCTTACTCAGGGCACCCAGTTCTTGGGACTATCCCTTTTACCCGCAGTGAGTGTGAGTCTCATGTTAAATTTTACACCCATAGTTGTAGCCATCATGGGCATATTATTTATCAATGAAACTCCCAGCCAGTTACAGTGGTTTGGAACAGTCATTTTTATAGTCGGAATTATATTTTACTTCTTCCCGATCTCATTTGAAGGGAATCAAGGGCTGGGCTTGATGGTTATGGCTTTTGGGGTGCTAGCGAACTCAGGGGCTGGAATTCTTGGAAGAGAGATTAATCGCCAACGCAATATTAGTCCCGTAGTCATTACCTTTATCAGCATGGGCGTGGGTTCAATCATATTATTGCTTACTGGGTTTTTGTACACTGGGATTCCAACGATTAGCACACAGAACTGGTTTTATCTGATCTGGTTGGCCGTTGTGAACACTGCTTTTGCTTTTACACTATGGAATCATACGCTGCGCTCCATCTCAGCCATGGAATCAAGTATCATCAACGGTACTATGTTGATCCAAATCGCCTTTCTGGCCTGGTTTTTCCTGGATGAAAAAATCACTACACAGGAAGGAATAGGGATGGGAATCGCGGCTTTGGGGGCAACCCTGGTTCAGCTCAAGCCCAGGAAGTCATGA
- a CDS encoding zinc ribbon domain-containing protein has protein sequence MQHSNWHCPKCKNNEYETGQFAATGGGLSKIFDVQNKKFTTVTCVNCRYTEIYKSETSALGNILDLFTG, from the coding sequence ATGCAGCATAGTAATTGGCATTGTCCAAAGTGTAAAAACAATGAATATGAAACGGGTCAATTTGCCGCTACGGGTGGTGGGCTTTCCAAAATATTTGATGTCCAGAACAAAAAATTTACAACAGTCACCTGTGTAAATTGCAGGTATACGGAAATTTATAAATCCGAGACAAGCGCTCTTGGTAATATATTGGACTTGTTTACAGGCTAG